The following is a genomic window from Armatimonadota bacterium.
ACACCGGGAACGGCAGGGCGTCGGGAAGGGGCCACCGTGCGGCGGAGAGCGGATCACCGTGCGGCGGAGCGGACTCGCCGCTCCGCCGCACACGGTTCCTCAGTGGCAAACCTGCCTCAGCCCCGCCGAGCGCCCGGGGCTCGCAGGTCATGGCCAACGTGCCCCACGTGCTGTCCCTTGATCGTGCCCACTTTGGAGAGGAGGATCTGCCCCGTGCTGTTCCCTGAGGCCTGAGGCAGGATCACGACGAGCACACCGTTGTCGTAGCTGGCGTTGGCCTTCTCGACGTCCACCCCCACGGGCAGCTCCACCGTGCGACGATAGGGCCCCGCACTCCACTCCTGCAGCAGGTGCTGCTGGGTTCGCTCCTGACCCGGCCCACGTCGTTCCCCGTAGATCGTCAGCGAGCGGCCCTGGACCTCGACGCGAATGCTCGGCGGCTCCATCCCGGGCAGGAGCGCCGCCACCATCAGGCGATCGCCTTCCTGGTAGATGTTCACGGGCACCTGGGTCAGTGGCCTTTCCCCTACCATCGGCGTCACACCCCCCGCGGAGACTCCTCCCCCTCCATTCTCCCATCGGGAGGGCTACGTCACCTCACCCCAGAGACGCGAAGAGCCGGTGCGCGGCTTCCTGGCCCTGCCGGATGCAGTCCGGGAGACCGAGGCCGCGGTACCCGGCCCCGGCGAGGGTGAGACCGGGGACGGCGGCCAGGCGCCGGTCCACCTCGGCCAGGCGCTCGAGGTGGCCGACCTCGTACTGCGGCATGGCCTGTGGCCAGCGCGTGACGACGCTGAAGAGCGGACCGGCGGTCAGCCCCATGGTGCGGGCCAGGTCTCGCCGCACCTCCGCCACGATCTCGTCGTCGGTCATCGTCAGGACATCGGGGTCGAGGGCGCTGCCGACGTAGGCGCGCAGCAGGAGGGTCCCCGGCGGGGCGCGGCCCGGCCACTTCGCCGAGAGGCAGGTGCAGGCGGTGATGCGCACCCCCTCACCCCTGGCCACCACGAATCCGTGCCCGCCCGGCACCACGCCCGTCGTCGTCATCGCGGGGAACGCCAGGCTGACCGTGGCGGTGGAGGCGTAGCGGATCTGGTCCAGAAGGCGTGCGGCCTCAGGCGCGAGGCGTGCCAGCAACCTCGCCGCGGCATAGG
Proteins encoded in this region:
- a CDS encoding Hsp20/alpha crystallin family protein; translation: MNIYQEGDRLMVAALLPGMEPPSIRVEVQGRSLTIYGERRGPGQERTQQHLLQEWSAGPYRRTVELPVGVDVEKANASYDNGVLVVILPQASGNSTGQILLSKVGTIKGQHVGHVGHDLRAPGARRG